The following are encoded in a window of Peromyscus maniculatus bairdii isolate BWxNUB_F1_BW_parent chromosome X, HU_Pman_BW_mat_3.1, whole genome shotgun sequence genomic DNA:
- the Gpr82 gene encoding putative G-protein coupled receptor 82: MSNNSTCIQPSMISTTALPITYVFLCVVGLFGNSLAQWVFLTKIGKKTSTHVYLANLVTANLLVCTAMPFMGIYFLKGFYWKYQSVQCRLVNFLGTLSMHVSMFVSLLILSWIAISRYATLMKKESMQEATTSCYERMFYGHLLKRFRQPNFARKMCTYIWGVVLIIIIPVILYYSVVEATEEGERQCYNRQMELGARISQIAGLIGTTFIGFSFLVVVTSYYSFVSHLRRVRTCTSITERDLTYRSVKRHLLIIQVLLVVCFLPYSIFKPIFYVLHQRGDCQQLNYLIEAKNILTCLASARSSTDPIIFLLLDKTFKKTLYNLFTKS; the protein is encoded by the coding sequence ATGAGTAACAACTCGACATGCATTCAACCATCCATGATTTCTACCACAGCTTTACCGATCACTTATGTCTTTTTGTGTGTTGTTGGTCTCTTTGGAAACTCACTTGCTCAGTGGGTATTTCTAACAAAAATAGGTAAGAAAACGTCAACGCATGTCTACCTGGCAAATCTTGTGACTGCAAACTTACttgtgtgcactgccatgcctttcATGGGTATCTATTTCTTGAAGGGTTTCTATTGGAAATATCAATCTGTACAATGCAGACTGGTCAATTTTTTGGGAACCCTATCAATGCATGTGAGTATGTTTGTCAGCCTCTTAATATTAAGCTGGATTGCCATAAGCCGTTATGCTACCTTAATGAAAAAGGAATCCATGCAAGAGGCCACCACCTCATGCTATGAGAGAATGTTCTATGGTCACTTACTAAAAAGATTTCGCCAGCCCAACTTTGCCAGAAAAATGTGCACTTACATATGGGGAGTTGTGCTGATCATAATTATTCCTGTTATCCTATACTACTCAGTTGTGGAGGctacagaagaaggagaaagacagtGCTACAATCGGCAGATGGAACTGGGAGCCAGGATCTCTCAGATTGCAGGTCTCATTGGAACCACATTTATTGGATTCTCATTTTTAGTAGTAGTAACGTCATACTATTCTTTTGTCAGCCATCTGAGAAGAGTAAGGACCTGCACCTCCATTACAGAGAGAGATTTGACCTACAGATCTGTGAAAAGGCATCTTTTGATCATCCAGGTCCTCTTAGTAGTTTGCTTTCTTCCATATAGTATTTTTAAACCCATTTTTTATGTTCTGCACCAGAGAGGAGACTGTCAGCAGCTGAATTATTTAATAGAAGCAAAAAATATCCTCACTTGTCTTGCGTCAGCCAGAAGTAGTACAGATCccattatatttcttttattagatAAAACATTCAAGAAGACACTATATAATCTCTTTACAAAATCTTAA